Part of the Eleginops maclovinus isolate JMC-PN-2008 ecotype Puerto Natales chromosome 3, JC_Emac_rtc_rv5, whole genome shotgun sequence genome is shown below.
CAGTCTCACCTTGTATTACCGTAACACATGTAGCTGCCCTTCGTTCTTTCCATGTAATCTCCTGTAGACACTCAATAAGTCATTCATTACGGTCTGCAGAGCCAAGAACAAGTTCCCATAAGTTAAAACAAATGAGCAATTATATTGTGAACAACAAAAGACTCGGCATAAAGCATTGCAAGAAGTACTTATATTGcaatgtacatgttttataaaaaagatgGAGCACTTCCCAGAGGTTTCTTCCATAATTGCaaggtttctttgggagtttttcccTGTGCATTGCAAGGGTCTGTGGACAGAAGGTGTCATACGCTGTACACACtttaaagtccactgagacacaTTTGCCatattgggctgtataaatacaaTGTCATTGATTGATACATTGAGATGGTCTAACAGGGACCCAccagattgtgtttgttgtctAGCAGCCACATTGAAGAACTTGTTCCACCATTttcttgttctttgtttttgtgtgttaagCATTAAAAGCATTATCTATGCCACCGTACAGAACCAGGGATGAAGCTGGTAGTATATGACTCATTCTGCAGGCAGTTCCTCTGTGCAGAACATCAGACTTCCACTCCACTCCACTCCAGTGACTGCCTTTGCTCCAGGGGGGCTCCAAACACACTTCAAGAGCCTGGTAAGGAGCAATAAACATTGGCCTCCTCATCTCTACAGATTGTTGGTTACCTTGAAGTCTGGCGTACAGAGCCTGGAAGCTGGATTTTTTTGTGATCTTAATGGTAACTTCTTAACTGCTAGAAGGTTGCTGGAGTACCGCCGCCTCAGTCGATTGGAATTAAATGGAGTGGCTAGGCAGATGATGCACAGACAGATTAGACTGAGTTGTACACAGTCTGACAAAGCAGATATTAGCTAAGTTGTTGTCTGCTCTCAGTATATAAGAGAGATGTGGAGCTCATGCAAGGTTGGATAGCCCGAAAAGCACAAATATATGTGCTGTTTATCCAGTATTTTTTCGATAATTTAGACCGAGTTTGGAGCACGAAATCAGCATGAAATTGACCTATCATGCAACTGCAgcatttttattgcatttttttacaGCCTGGCACAGGGGCGTGTCCAAGCTGGCAAAGGAAGCAACACTTCCAGCCTTTTGCTCCTATAAACACAGTCGCATGAACCCTGTCTTGCTCTTTATCCctggaataaaaagaaaacacattcacacaaaagTCAATGAATGGCTCAAGGCAAGGTGTGTGAAGGAAAACCATAGACCACAGCTACAGATGTGAAACataacataaagaaagaaacCCTTTAAGGGATAAGACTGCAGTATTCTCCATCTAATTACAACAATGCAAGCCTGTTCAATGGATATATAATTACAAAATGCATATATTCCACTACAATCCTGGCTGATTGCAATTTCATGCAAATATCTTGGGTTTTAAACAGTCGCAGTGATGTGATTGTTGAGCTCCAGAAGGTTTGGGCGCATTGTTGCTCCGCTCCCTAATGCAAATGACACCATTAGTAGCTTTTGGCCCTGGGATAAAAATAAAGTCTGCtttgatgcattttaaaatgcttgtttgTCTTATTGTCTCAGATTGCAGAAACCTTGCAAAGACAACATGCCCGACTAAAAGAGTGCTCATCAGAAACTTATGTTGATTACCTGTTTTCTTTGGACTTTCAGGcagggtgtgtttttttttcgtGCTCACACCTAGGAGTGGCTCATTAGCACTAGATTAAAGTGGCTGGACAATGTCAAACAATGACATACGCCTGCCAGTGGTTGCTCATTTATAGTTGAATTCCCAGGACAATGGATTGGCTTGCTCTCCCAAAGTGGTTCCATTCATTTGCAATTGCAGGCAAGAGGTTGTTGTTCTAAAGTGGGCAATCAAGGGACGTGTGCATCTGCAGAGtagagatacacacacacagaaacatgccTGCTTCCACAGTCAATGCACGTAAACGGGACGAACACACATCCATGCACAGCAGTAGTTACACTACTGCTGCAGCCTCTGTGGCCTAGAATAGCACACAGGCCACATTCCTCTGCCCTCCCTCCACCGCCTCTCTGGGGCGAACACTCAGCAGACCGGTGGGTCACATGGACCAACAATGATCTCGGAGATGAAGTGTACATTCACATACCAGGGCAACACTCGCTTGCTACACAGGCCAAATAGATAAGTAGGTGCAGACAAGTTGGAAACATGGATTTCTACACTAATGTTATGCTATctgacactcaaacacacacacacactggcagatATGAGCAAGCATTTCGACCTATCTATCTAtttgtctatctatctatttgtctatctatctatctatctatctgtctatctatctatctatctatctatctatctatctatctatctatctatctatctatctatctaaaattaataaaaagttAATTACTGCCCTTGTATTAACATTATTCAACCACGGTAGCAGCAGATACTTCTGAAGACAAACAAGATGTCCAAATATTCTTTCAAAAAGAAACAGTGGGGAGGAGGGTATTTAAATTGGCTACTGTGTCACAGTTCTCCAACAgcccctttttttctacgcCCATGCACAATTCTATTAAGTAGGGGCCAATAGGAACAAAGAAGAGGCAGGACCGAGGCTCCACCTCTCCCCGACTGCCTTCCTCTGAGCTTTTTAGATGTACATAATCCCTGAGTTGACCCAGAAAATAGGCAGTCGTTTCAAGATCTGATGCGGCAGTCTTTGTGCACACCGTCCCCGCTTGAGCATGAAGCGTAACCCTGTGGAATATATACTGTAAttcagaggagaagaggaacaCAGTTTAAGAAGACGGAGCCGAAGCAAAGTCGCGTAACTTTGTGAAAACGTAGCCGACACGGGTAAGTGATTTTTATCGGATGTATTTGTAGGAGAATTGGGGTTTTGGTCTGTGGTGGTCTCcgcggctgctgctgctccattgTTTGCATTGCCTTGTTTTAAATTCGCGACTAAACAGATGCATAGTGTTAAGCTACAGGGAACATGACTATTGAATACAACAATTCAAACCAATCGGTAGGAAGTAATCGTGAAAAAACCGAAGCCTTTGTTGGATTTGGTGCCTTGTTAGAAATGTGGTGATTCAGCTGTTGGGGAGATGTTGCATGATGTCAGTGTTCTTTGTTGCAACCTTACGTGCGTAAAATGTAACAGATTTTTCCGCCTCAGCTGACATGCAACATAGATTAGGTTTTAAGCAATGCATTTCGCGATGCACGTATTTTCCTCCGTTTTGTCGATCCCGTCGTGCATGAATTATCGGTATGGAAAAATGCACCCAAACAATGTATGTTAACCTGTTATTCCGACCTGGGCGTTCATTCCTTGGCACAAAGACGCGAGGTTTCTAGGAAGACTAAACCAACGAGTAATGTTCTCTGTAACCAATTGGCACAACAATCATGCATATTTTTCCCGGAAGCGTTTAGGGGGACTTGTGACATTGCAAGGAAAATGTTAGCGTTTTCAATGAAGACGAATTATGTGGTCACTAGGAGGAAGTGAACATGAAATTGGTTTGACCCACAGCAATGTAACATTTCCTGCACATCTCAAATATGGTAGCCTACCATTAATACTATTAACGTATGTGCTAGTGTTCAATACTGGTTCACATGGTCAGCTGCTAATGCTTCATCATTCATGATCCAGTAGCCCTTTTCGTGCTTCAGAACATCTTCCACTAACAGCTTTTCCTCTCTGCTCATAGACAGGAGGCATGGCAGACCATCTGATGATGCCCATGAACCACAACTCAGCGGGTGCCAGTATCCACGGTTACAGAATGGGCATGAATGGCGGCCTGCAGGCAGGTCACCAGCAGCATGCCAACCAGCAGGGCATGCGGGCGATGCCCAATGGCCAGATGATGCACTACGGCGGCGCCCAGGCCAACATGGAGACGGCCATGAGGCAGCGGCAGGGCATGGTGGCTGGACCCATGAACGGACAGCTGAACGGGGCCCAGATGGGTCACCACCAGATGACCTCTGGTAACATGATGTACAATGGTCAACCccagcaacagcagcatcaCCCTCAACAGCAGCATCACATGCATCCACAGCAGcatccacagcagcagcaacagcacccacagcagcagcatccgCAACAGCACCAGCAACAGGCCCCGcacccacagcagcagcagcagcagcaacagcagcatccacagcagcagcacccacaacagcaacaacagttCATGAATGGAGGGTTAACGTCTCAGCAACTCATGGCCAGCATGCAGCTGCAAAAACTAAACACCCAGTACCACGGGCACCCACTGGGGCCTATGGGTGGGAACCACATGGGGGCTACGACCCAGTACCGCATGAACCCGGCCCAGCTGGCTAACATGCAGCACATGGCCGGGCCAGCTTTGGTCCTGAACGGCATGGACGCAGATATGATCGACGAGGAGGTTCTGACCTCGCTGGTCATGGAGCTGGGCTTGGATCGGGTCCAAGAGCTGCCAGAACTATTCCTTGGCCAGAATGAGTTTGACTTTATTTCAGACTTTGTCAGCAAACAGCAGCCCAGCACCGTCAGTTGCTGAGAGGAACTGATTAACGAAGGAGCACATATGGAGAAAGAAGATTGAGAGTTGCCCAGGATGGATGCAGAGTGCTCATCACTTTTTATTTAGTGAACACCTCCCTGTACAACCAAGCCCAGTTGGGTCACAGGGTGCACAGAAGAGAACTCTGGATATCCACAGGGAACACACAGTGCTCGAGTCTCACATGTGCGAGTGGCCAGAGGGCGGTTGGCTGCAGACAGAGCTCCACCTCTCCCATTTCCTGGACATGAATGTAACAAAGAAATGCTGAAATTCTTTAAAGCCACTCTGAACAATGCTATGACACTGTGTAGCCTCCTAGCCTGGACTCCAAGACAGTTTAACAGTAAAAgggtgtatttatttattcctgtcTGAGAAAACTGATATAAAGAACAAGCTCCAGTCTCCAGTTTGGGAACCAAgtggtttaaatatttttttttctttctgagagTTGGATGGGggagaacatttaaatgaagttCTCAGCTCATGTTTTTCTTCCCATTCTATTTGGCATAGTATTTAAATGAGCTCAGATGGCAAGGTCATctaaaaaatagctttttttttaatcataagTCAGACACAATGGAAGTACAATGCTAACTCATTTGAATGGGAGCCTCATCctgattttaaaaatggttcACTTTTGGTTAAGTGCTGCCTTTTTTAGATGTGATGTTCTCGATGAAATCTACTGCTTTTACTGTATGAAGCTGTATAACTCCAACATGTCCACACTGTTGTGTTCTATTGGAGATGTAGAACCGCCTTAATCGCGCAGATTCTTATTTATTGGTTGTTTATATTGTCCCCTTTTTTGTGGTCAAGATTGGGGGGATGGTCTCTGTGAAGGGGGTTTGAGGATCAATAAAGATGGCCTGGATAGAAATGTGGCCTGCTTTTCCATTCATTGCACAGTTCTTCCCCGGGGCAGTGGAGCGCTAGCTAAGTGCTTAAGTTAACCTGCGGGTGAAGGGGAAACCTCCGTTTCTTTCCAGTCTAGGGAAATGTTTATACAGCTACAATGTTAATGCTTTTTGATATATATCTACTCCACTTCTCCCGGTGTTCCAATATCTTTTCCCTAACTTGCTATTTCCACTGCTAATCAGGCTAGTAATGTCACTGATAGGAACATGAGTGACACACAGTGATAATGACTGCCGGTCAGCAAGCTCTAATATGTCATCTGATATGGCATCCTAGGTAGAAACAGTCAAATATGTTTACAACATTTTATCCTGCCGCTTATCTAAGCAAATGCCATGCGCTGACATTAGCCGGTTTAAAGGCAAGATACTCATTCAAAGGTTGGCTCTCAAAAGCAGGATTTGAACAACACTGGTTTCTCTACAGCTccacaaacatttgtttctttttctgtgtaaagagtaatgtgtgtgtggatggggGAGGACAAAATGACCAAAGAATGCTTACCTTGATTGGGGTTTAACTGACTTAAAGCTTGTAAGCCCTGACTCAAAGACAGTGCTGCTTTCCCCCTACTCCCCCAGTGAATAGTCAGAGAAACTGACTATTggctttaaataataatactgtaatccaAATTCAGAAGCCTCTCAATTCTTAGCTACAGCGATTTGAAGgcgaaaaaaaacaattttgcTCATATAATTGCATTCATTATGAAATGAGGGTAAAGAGATTCTCTGTGGTGGATGACTTTGTTGGATTGTTTTGTGCCTGCGGGCTATGAAAACGCTTGATTGAGGTCATGTTGGGAATGTCATCACCGTGTCTAGCTTTTCACATAGTCAACAAAGGCATCTTTAGCGAGTACGGAGGGGAAAATGAGAGCACGACTAGAAATAGGAACTACTGATTGCTCAATTTTTCGAGTAGACCCTGCCCTTAAAGCTGCCGCAACTCTTCATTTATCCAATTGTGAGATGTGCGCAATTTGAAACACGGCATGATGGATGATCCAAACTGAAATACCCTGGCCTGAATGTGGGCTTGTTTCAAGTAACTAGcttaagggtgtgtgtgtggattttctTGGCTTTGCACTGTCAAGAGAATGGCTCATAAGTAGGCCAACAGCCTTGGCACACTGCTTAGTAACGGTTGCAGGTCCAGCGCCCAGTGCCAATCTGGTGAGATGGTCTTCTGGTGTGTGGCACATGGGGCATGTTGGCACATGGTCAGAACTCTGTCGCCTCATATATCTCATAATTGTACGCTGCAATGTGAGCTCCTTGTTTAGCCCCAATTAAATGcagaggttttgttttcttgattGTGACTCCATAGACAAATAGTTAACTACTCTAAACAGCCCTGTTTGCTCTCCCAATCCCTTGTTATGACTGCCGCCCGCCTCTCAGAGGCCAGTCTAGACGCATGCTAAGCAGGGTGGGACACTCAGAGACGTTTACAGTTACTTTTGCTCTTCTTACTCTCTTGTTTTTCAGCCCACCCACATCAACTGCTCAATGCAACACTGTCTTCCTGTGGCAGCTTGCCGGTTTCTCAATATAAGTCAGAGACCAAAAGCCACATTTTGAGACGGCGGAGTGAAAGAGACAAGAAACATGAGAGAAAGTGTTAGGATCTCCTTGGTTTATGATTAGAAATTAGGTGGAGGGTTTTTCCCACAAAACTTTTATGATTCCATTTAAAACCCCTCAATAAAACATCAAGCGAGGTATGCTAAATGCATTCCAGGTAACATTCCTCTTTACTGCCACATATCTGAACTGTAGTAGTCGATGCATCGAGAGCTGTCTAGTTGTTTTTGGTTCATGTGTGATGCCTGAGCTAGCGGTAATCTCCGGCGCTAGCACCAGTGATGGATAGATGGTCATTTGCTGTTGTCACGCATGGCCAGGTcttcaaatgcacacacacaacatcagcAAACAACCTGATCAAACAGGGTAACACGGATACTTCGATATCAGTGTGGAGTCAGAGATAAAGGATTTATGTCTGGTCATTGTGATCCTTACACCTATACCACTATGTAGGTAGATTATGGTGAATTCATCATGGTGAGAAAATCCCATGAGAACATCTGGAAAATACTACTTACTAAAGATGTACTCATAATGTGTCATTTTGAAACAGTATTATTAAACTGAATTTTGTTCTCCAATTGAGGGCTATTTCtgagatgcaaaaaaaaaagccccaaGGGTGAATAACTGTAAAGAGTGACCTGAAAGTGAGAAGAAAACTCGAGTTTCCCAGATGACTTATCTCTTTACAACAAGGAGCATGTTTCCATCTCTGTGTGTGAAAATTGTGTGAGGAAGGTACACGTTTGAACTCGTCTGCTTTAACAAGAGAGTTTGGAGGTTTTTGGCACGTTTTGTGGTAACCTTGtgaatgtttgtatgtgtgtagtGGTGTATGAGTATATGTGTGCTGGCAGGGGGCAAATAAACAGCAGATCCCTCGGGGCAGAGTTCCTCCAGTGGACATGTTGCTCATTGCCGAACTTCCTGATTTTCTCGCTGAACAGTCACCTTGTTTCTCCATCTGACATGAAGTCATAGTGGACCCCGCTGTTCCCTCCCTTTGCTTCATCCTCCCATCATAAAAGCACAATCATATAACAGGTATTTGAAGGCGACAAGCTTGGAAGACATCAGTTGTTGCACTGTGTGATTCTGCTCCGGGGCTTTAGAGTAAAGCTCAGCAGCTTCTAAGCAACTTTCCTCCTTTTGACACAAGGGAAGAACAATATAAACCCAACACCCTCTTTCTCACAGCAGTGCAGTTTAGCAGCGACTCAGTTACTTGTTTAGTTTTCCATATGAATCCTGCTGAGGAGGCCTTCACATGCAGCCGTGTACCTTGTGAAGGCAGCCTCCAGAGGTGAGTTGCTGATTTTGGCATGTCGGGGCAGGTGACACACAGGTTGCCTAGTGACTGGCAGCTCCTCCTACGGCCCCCCTCCCCAAATCTGGGGTTGAATGGTTTGCCAGTGCTTTGAAGTCGAAGGAGGGGGtgtaaataatttattttactgcaCACAGCTGACACTTCTCTGTCGAGCCGGCTCAAACACATCGAGGTGTCCCAACAATGTCTAACGCTGGTAAATATTTAAGGGTTGTGTGATTTGAACAGTGGAGCCAAACTGTGCAGGGCTGCAGTTTTGCAACAGTGGCACAAAGTCAACCTTTGTGTCAGCACAAACCCAGGAGAGCTGAACTTGTAACGCAAACCTTTTCTTATATAATTTGTTAGGATTAGCAGATGGAATGGGTTTATCATGCAATTTAAACTGAATCAGCCATAGAAATTAGATAAAATGACCTCTCAGTTTTAGGAGATAACAGCAAAACGTTGGCAATATAATTAAATCCAAAAGCAAATATTAACCATTTGAAGCTTGACAGGGTGTCAGCAAGGTATCTTTGCCATGACACTTTATAACATTGAAAATGAAGACCTTCACAAAGGTATTTCTTGTTGCAAGGTCTGTTCAGAAGTTTACGTTATTGCGTTCACCTCTTGAgctgaacattttatttgacttggcCTCGTTTATTGTGAGCAGGGATATACTGTGGGGAGGGTTACAGGTTTGAAGGTTGGAATAATGGGAAACAGTATTAGCACAGACCATGTTCAGTACACAGTGTCTTTGTGAGCGGGGTTTTAAGCCTGCGTGCTAATCTGGTGACAGTGGCAAGCACATGCTACCAAAGACAGAGTAACAGGCTATAGGCTGGGGGTGGAATTAATACAAGAGAGCAGTTCTTGTGAAGCTTTGTGTTATCCTGCAGCCAGGGAAATCTCCATTATATTCCAATATCAATGTCTTAATGCCAAAGAAAATCACATGCATGTTATATTTATCtgtgtatttagtttttatgtgtttgatCCGAGCATATTTTCTGCACTTTGCACTGGTGGATGGATAATACTCATGCTGTCGTGTAACCAACATTTTACTGGTAGGAAAATCCTGACATTATCCGGCCCACACCATCTGTAGGCATGATGCTGACTGGGTGAGCGTGGTAGGGTGAGGGCTGTCAAGACAACCGTCTTAGCAGATATTATCTCCCAGTCAAAAGTCTCTGGAGGCAATCAAACGAAGCAGGTCAGCTGCCTCATTTATACAGGGTAATGAAatgaacatttctaaaaatatgtAGCTCCAGACATCGTTGTCAGTGTCATGAAGATATAataaattattttgtgtttaaagggGGCTTTCCCTGAGATGTTAGGCTTCCTCTGAGGTGtgattttccttttcaaatccTCATTATTTGGTGACAGTTGGATCATATCCAGAGTAACAGTGTGGTCCTCACAATACTGCACAATCATGATCCAAAAAACAACACGACAAAGACATTTAGGGACATCATGTTGTGACTGAAGCCTGCAGGACCCTCACCCCAAGACAACTGAACTGTCAGCCCAATGGCATGCTGGGTATTCTGGTGAGATCAGGAGATAAAGTGGTTCTGATTTTTTCTTAAACTGTGCCCAAGCTTGCCTGCCGAGCGCAACATGCCAGGCTTTTTCCGCAGAAAGCGCGGCATTTCCCTGCATAACATGACAGCTTCAGGTGTCGCGCTGTGGCATGGAATGACCTTATTTTCTGCGGAAATCAATACCTGAAAaagttgggtttttttctcacGGTTATGACTGATCTGCAGGCCCACAAAACTTCCTTTTCATACAAACTGAAACTGCTTCTCTGCTCGATATGCTGTACGACTGCTGGGACAGACAGCGAATGCAAATGACTGCACAGCATTGTTGGTAAATATCAAGAGCAGAATTCCCCCAAAGTCCCCAGTACCTCTATGTGTCATAACAACACAAATAATCTATCACTCTCAGGGATCTCAGCCAGTCATGTTGAATATTCACTTCAACACTAACAGACCTTTGCCTGCTGCCATATCAGCCACACACGAATGGCACCTGATAAAAATCACACTGTAGTGTTAGGCGCTAAAGTAGAATCTCCCTTCACAACCTTCCCAAACACAATATGCAGCACAAGGAGCTGTTATTTCTATAAATAGCGCTGGCTTCACGCACAACACTTTGGCTACCATTACACATCAACAAGCACAGGCATCAGCCACGAGCTGTGAGCTTGTCACATGTGCCtgagcagaacacacacacacacacacagcacagattGTGAGTATGTGTCATATGCTCGCAAACAGACAAGTGCATTCATACTCATCCATGTCAGTTAGAAGCACTAGGTTTGGGCTCTGCTTTTGGGCGAgatgttttactgttttcacTAGGAGGATGTGGTAAGATTTTCTGTTTTATGCAGTTGCTTCAGTACAcacaagtcatttttttttcgCCCACAACCCTATTAGCCCACTCATTTACTAACAGGAACAATGACAGCAATATTTACCAGAAACAGCATGGACAAAAGGCTGACATAATCATAAAAGAGAGGGGTTTCAACTAATGGAAAATACATGAGATTACTAGAAAGCAATTCAGGAGAAATGCTGACAGCagagcaacaaaacaataagaaatCTTAATGTGATGTAAAAATATCTCTCAGATTATCATGCAGAGACTACCAGATGGAGATATAGCCACCCATGGCAGTGAGTCCCAAGGAGAAACACCAAGGAGACATGACGGAGAAGAGATACGCAAGGCTGTGGTGCCCCCTGTTGGTGAGCCGTTGTAACTACATGAAATACAGTTAGCACTAAATTAACTATTCTTCAAAATCAAGTTAGTAATTTATTCATACCTCAGAATGAGAGCCATATACATACATTGTACAGCCTTAAAAGACCAGATTTGTTACACTTAAATGTGTATGAGGCATACAATCAGTCCGCTAGGGGATTAAAAGGacacaaatataacatttttatcaCAAATGATGGCTTTCCAGAACAaatcaaaaagaagaaattaaccaattgtttaattattatatatttattgaacaATGTTAAGCATGATAGGGCTCTCCATGTAGGAACTCTAATAATATAgtataaaaattaaaaaagtacaaataacaAAGACAAGACAAGGCATAGTAAACGACATCCAGAATAAGAATTAAGAAACTGATTTCTTCATGGCAGTATTTTCAgaatagtgtttttttaattacttttataGTAATGGTTGCAAAATTGTTCCTCAAACTGAGGACTTAACCCATTCCCAACTATTGGGATGGATatagtgttttcttttcttccttttacCATTTCTCACACAAACCGTTGAAAAAGGCAACAATAAAAGTTGATATATCCATGaattacaaaatatgaaatgtacagaataaaatgtaacattatagAAAAAGGCCAAACAAACTTGTACAGTTAACATGGCCACAGAGGACTCTTCAAGTTATACTGAAATGCGAAACAGATGGCGGAGGTGTGTGATCCTACGTATCCCATGCTGCCTTAGGGCTGGATTGTgctacacaaaaataaacattcctcATTGGATGAGGTCAGCACAGGCTTTGTAATACCAGATATGGTTGTGTGATGTGAGGTTgctacatgtaaatggtcagtaTACGTCCGATATGAAGTGCATGATATACTGATCCTAGAACAGGGAGATGGAGTTCAGTCCTTTGGGAGGTGGTCAGCTGATCTCCTCAACCTCGTTTGAGTTTGTCGATATGGAAGATGAGTTTTAGAGAGGGGCCGAGCTTTAAGCCCATGTATTTCATCATCATGTCGCTGCGGAGCAACAGGAGCGCTTTGCCGTCAatctcctgcagcagagagggaggggggaaatgaTTTAAGGTAACAACGGAAAAGTTGTGCTGATGTACGAACCAATCATCAATGTCTGGTATAATATATAAGCGTTATGAGAGAGTACATACATGTTTTCTGAAAAGGTCAGCGTGTGGTGCCAGCACTGGGTCGATCTCTCTGATGTACTGCATCACTTCCTCCACGGTCCACAGGTTGGGGTCCTGACCGCTCGGCCTCGGGCTCTCCCGAAAACTGCCCGAACCTGAAAGTGCAAAAAATGGAACCTGAAAATGACTATTATCAAAATGAATGACATGaactgtaaatgcattttttgagCATGACACAGAATTGTATATAAACTGAAAATTCCACTGTTATTcactatatctatatataaatagatCTAAAAATATAGTTATACAAGTCATTCTAGCTGCTTATTCATCTTGTAAGGATACAACTCTTGCAGCATCAAAATGATACCACTATTATTCCCCTCCT
Proteins encoded:
- the cited4b gene encoding cbp/p300-interacting transactivator 4b, coding for MADHLMMPMNHNSAGASIHGYRMGMNGGLQAGHQQHANQQGMRAMPNGQMMHYGGAQANMETAMRQRQGMVAGPMNGQLNGAQMGHHQMTSGNMMYNGQPQQQQHHPQQQHHMHPQQHPQQQQQHPQQQHPQQHQQQAPHPQQQQQQQQQHPQQQHPQQQQQFMNGGLTSQQLMASMQLQKLNTQYHGHPLGPMGGNHMGATTQYRMNPAQLANMQHMAGPALVLNGMDADMIDEEVLTSLVMELGLDRVQELPELFLGQNEFDFISDFVSKQQPSTVSC